One Cryptomeria japonica chromosome 9, Sugi_1.0, whole genome shotgun sequence genomic window carries:
- the LOC131043926 gene encoding leucine-rich repeat receptor-like protein kinase TDR, protein MGRFYLVIALFFLVCLEIQSSFVSGYPMKDETRALLALKFATGGLGDWGEEHNSPVSPCLWSGVTCDQNKTKVISLDLSHRNLSGFIPDDIQSLYHLKSLNLSNNQFAGAFPAAVFNLGKLRALDINHNGFTGEFPTGISALELLVSFNAYSNNFTGSLPADFARLPRLRRLNLAGSYFIGSISAEYGSMGSLIYLNLAGNNLSGPISPELGRLQRLRRLEIGYNSYSGGIPAEFANLTELEYLDIASSGLSGTIPVELSSLKRLRTLFVFRNNLAGPIPRELGELISLQLLDLSQNMITGPIPKSFAGLKNLQLMNLMINKMSGRIPRAIADLPNLGTLMIWNNSFHGELPKQLGRNQSLRSVDLSGNHFTGAIPLNLCTGGKLVKLILFSNRLTGQIPSSLSLCSTLQRLRLHRNNLTGQIPKGIGFLSKLNYIDLSHNDLEGSIPADFNNCTSLEFFDVSFNSHLCGPIPTQGFFKHIDSRSFAGSPGLCGGVLQPCSNTKCPYDPSTKNKRKVLGAVLGVTAGGTAVGLLVTLIWLRKQYYRRLKAQG, encoded by the exons ATGGGAAGGTTTTATTTGGTTATTGCTCTGTTTTTTCTAGTATGCCTAGAAATTCAATCAAGTTTTGTATCTGGTTATCCAATGAAGGATGAAACAAGGGCACTTCTTGCTCTGAAATTTGCTACAGGAGGTCTCGGGGACTGGGGGGAAGAACATAACAGCCCAGTTTCTCCATGTCTCTGGTCAGGGGTCACATGCGATCAGAACAAGACCAAGGTTATCAGCTTGGATCTCTCGCATAGGAATCTCTCTGGCTTCATTCCAGATGACATTCAGTCCTTGTACCATCTGAAAAGCCTCAATCTCAGCAACAATCAGTTTGCTGGTGCTTTTCCAGCAGCAGTTTTCAACCTAGGCAAGCTCAGGGCTCTGGACATCAACCACAATGGCTTTACAGGGGAATTTCCCACAGGCATTTCAGCGCTGGAATTACTGGTGAGTTTCAATGCTTACAGCAACAATTTCACCGGTTCCTTGCCAGCTGACTTTGCCAGACTTCCTCGTCTCAGGCGCCTGAATTTGGCCGGAAGTTACTTTATTGGATCCATTTCGGCAGAGTATGGCTCCATGGGCAGTCTCATATATCTGAATTTAGCTGGTAATAATCTCAGTGGACCCATTTCTCCGGAGCTTGGAAGGTTGCAAAGGCTCAGGCGCTTGGAAATTGGTTATAATTCCTATTCTGGTGGAATTCCAGCTGAGTTTGCCAATTTGACGGAGCTGGAATATCTAGACATTGCATCCTCTGGCCTCTCAGGTACAATCCCAGTAGAGCTGAGCAGTCTCAAAAGGCTTCGTACTCTGTTTGTATTCAGAAACAATCTTGCAGGACCCATTCCTCGTGAGCTGGGTGAGCTTATCAGTTTGCAGTTGCTTGATTTGTCACAAAATATGATCACGGGCCCCATTCCCAAGTCCTTTGCAGGCCTCAAAAACTTGCAGTTGATGAACCTCATGATCAACAAAATGAGCGGGAGGATACCCAG GGCAATTGCAGACCTTCCAAATCTTGGAACCCTAATGATCTGGAACAACTCCTTCCATGGAGAACTTCCCAAGCAGCTGGGCAGGAATCAAAGTCTTAGATCAGTGGATCTCTCAGGCAACCATTTCACAGGGGCAATACCTCTCAATCTATGCACAGGTGGTAAGCTGGTAAAGCTAATTCTTTTCTCCAACAGATTGACAGGGCAAATACCATCTAGTCTCTCTCTCTGTTCAACTCTTCAGCGCCTTCGCCTTCACAGAAACAATCTCACTGGCCAAATCCCCAAAGGCATTGGCTTCCTGTCCAAATTGAACTACATTGATCTTTCTCACAATGATCTTGAAGGCTCTATTCCTGCAGATTTCAATAACTGCACCAGTTTGGAATTCTTTGATGTTTCCTTCAACAGTCATCTCTGTGGACCTATTCCTACACAAGGATTCTTCAAGCacatagattcaagatcttttgcAGGTAGCCCAGGATTGTGTGGAGGAGTGCTACAGCCCTGTTCAAATACAAAGTGCCCTTATGACCCATCAaccaaaaacaaaagaaaagttTTAGGTGCTGTGTTGGGAGTTACTGCTGGAGGTACTGCTGTTGGCCTGTTGGTTACCCTCATCTGGCTTCGCAAGCAGTATTACAGAAGATTGAAAGCTCAAGGTTGA